One genomic window of Streptomyces sp. NBC_01276 includes the following:
- a CDS encoding condensation domain-containing protein: protein MIPLSYAQRRLWFLGRLHGPSATYNAPVVLHLDGEPDAGTLALALADVVRRHEVLRTVLPAGPDAEPYQRVLDEAPAARLTAEECAPGQRDARVAAFIRQPLDITVEPPLRARLFLPGDGTSTLVLLIHHVATDGWSLRPLLRDLAGAYAARLAGRTPDAEPLPVQYTDYSQWQHELLGDPADPDSLAAEQLAYWRTALEGAPAVVDLPADRPRPAEPSGRGGTLTARLDAAAHGGLLALARTHRASPAMAARAALAAALSAAGAGEDVVIGTPVAGRPDEDLYDLVGFFVNSLALRTDLSGDPAVGELLERVREADLAAYEHQELPFDLLVERLAPERALGHHPFFQVMLTVDAGAAGGAGGGRVELGGGIGGELAEVALDTAKFDLTWYCRELHTAEGRPDGIEIALQYATDLFDEDTARLLLELYVRTLEAFADRPTARLGALGPVSGPQARALAARGRSTLPAPAPAPRGAVPARRDVLSPREEILCGLFAEVLGRGEGEAFAADANFFKSGGHSLLASKLVNRIRGALGLELGIRDLFLAPTPAALHGRLAGAGAAGAARPALVPVPDRHGRIPLSAAQRALWLLDRIEGPSAAYNAPLVLRLDAVPEPAALEAALGDLVARHEVLRTVYGAEGGEPYQRVLARAGVPLEVETCAPGELDALVDAFGREAFDLALRPPLRARLFVPGDGGAVLVLLVHHIATDGWSLAPLLRDLGEAYGARCAGRAPELPPLPVQYADYALWQRELLADPDALLGFWRGALSGMPARTVLPADRPRPAEPSGRGATVSAAVGADAHRTLAGLARERRASLFMVVRAALAAALSATGAGEDLAIGTPVAGRPDQDLHELVGCFVNSLVLRTDLSGDPSPGELVDRVRDADLSAFDHQDLPFDVLVEHLAEPGRALGEHPFFQVMLTVREAADERVSLGPVTGRAGSTDLGAAKFDLSFHCAGRHTADGAPDGLDVHVQYATDLFDEDTARLLLEVCVRALEAFAADPAARLGSLDLVREPERRGLERRRDRLREALAATAAAPAAATAAPSSPREEILCGLFAEVLGAERIAADANFFKSGGHSLLASRLVNRIRAVLGVEAGIRDLFLAPTAAALHRRLGTGTGAGAARPALLPVPDRPERIPLSYAQRRLWFLDQLQGPSATYNVALVRRLERPLEPVALAGALADLAARHEVLRTVYGTEGGEPYQRVLAGARPQLELVHATDVAAAVDAAAGHVFDLTRDLPLRAWLVLPEGGGPQTLVLLLHHIAADGWSTGPLLTDLAAAYGARAATGREPGWSPLPVQYADYTLWQRELLADPGAPLAYWRGALSGLPPLIDLPTELPRPAVPSGRGAVTGFEVDAATHRALLRIAHARGATLFMVVQAALAAALTRAGAGTDLAIGTTVAGRADDALSGLVGFFVNTLVLRTGTGGDPAFEELVDRVREADLAAYAHQDLPFDLLVEALNPHRSSAHDALVQVMLQVNPAPAGAPGGPLAGTEGSFAARTAKSDLTFALTERPTGGLSGVLEYATDLYGPSGAARLAALLVSALELFAADPSRHVSALPAPPDRRPARPLAGGYRVDPARVEAVLTAHPAVVSARARVEGDRLLARAVTPAGAVTEADLQAWAADRLPDYEVPAAVLLPEAPVPPAQTPAPTPSPAPPSCPAGAPDPGGALTDALLRLFAEVLERGRIGPDDNFFKSGGHSLLAVRLVNRVRAELGRELTLREVFRHPTPARLAALLSTAPTTGPAPAPAPALRRRTHAGARVRQP from the coding sequence GTGATCCCGTTGTCGTACGCCCAGCGCCGGCTGTGGTTCCTGGGCCGGCTGCACGGCCCTTCCGCCACCTACAACGCCCCGGTCGTCCTGCACCTCGACGGCGAACCCGACGCCGGGACCCTGGCCCTCGCGCTGGCCGACGTCGTGCGGCGGCACGAGGTGCTGCGCACCGTACTGCCGGCCGGGCCCGACGCGGAGCCGTACCAGCGCGTGCTGGACGAGGCGCCCGCCGCGCGGCTCACCGCCGAGGAGTGCGCGCCGGGCCAACGGGACGCACGGGTGGCCGCCTTCATCCGGCAGCCCCTGGACATCACCGTCGAACCCCCGCTGCGCGCCCGCCTGTTCCTGCCGGGCGACGGCACCTCCACCCTGGTGCTGCTGATCCACCACGTGGCGACGGACGGCTGGTCGCTGCGCCCCCTGCTGCGCGACCTGGCCGGGGCCTACGCCGCCCGGCTGGCCGGCCGGACCCCCGACGCGGAGCCGCTGCCCGTGCAGTACACGGACTACAGCCAGTGGCAGCACGAGCTGCTCGGTGACCCCGCCGACCCGGACAGCCTGGCCGCCGAACAACTGGCCTACTGGCGGACCGCGCTGGAGGGGGCCCCGGCGGTGGTCGACCTGCCGGCCGACCGGCCCCGCCCGGCCGAGCCCTCGGGCCGGGGCGGGACGCTGACGGCCCGGCTGGACGCGGCGGCCCACGGCGGGCTGCTCGCCCTGGCGCGCACCCACCGGGCGAGCCCGGCCATGGCGGCCCGCGCCGCCCTCGCGGCGGCCCTGTCGGCGGCCGGAGCGGGCGAGGATGTCGTGATCGGCACCCCGGTCGCGGGCCGCCCCGACGAGGACCTGTACGACCTGGTCGGCTTCTTCGTCAACTCCCTCGCGCTGCGCACCGATCTGTCGGGCGACCCGGCCGTCGGGGAGCTGCTGGAGCGGGTGCGCGAAGCCGACCTGGCGGCGTACGAGCACCAGGAGCTGCCCTTCGACCTGCTGGTGGAGCGGCTCGCCCCGGAACGGGCCCTGGGCCACCACCCCTTCTTCCAGGTGATGCTGACCGTGGACGCGGGCGCCGCCGGCGGCGCGGGCGGCGGCCGGGTGGAGCTGGGCGGCGGGATCGGCGGTGAGCTCGCAGAGGTCGCCCTGGACACCGCCAAGTTCGATCTGACCTGGTACTGCCGCGAGCTGCACACGGCCGAGGGCCGGCCGGACGGGATCGAGATCGCCCTCCAGTACGCCACCGACCTCTTCGACGAGGACACGGCCCGGCTGCTGCTGGAGCTCTACGTACGGACCCTCGAAGCGTTCGCCGACCGTCCCACGGCCCGTCTCGGCGCCCTCGGCCCGGTGTCCGGCCCGCAGGCACGGGCCCTGGCCGCGCGGGGGCGCAGCACCCTCCCGGCCCCCGCGCCCGCCCCGCGCGGCGCCGTCCCGGCACGCCGCGACGTGCTCTCGCCCCGGGAGGAGATCCTGTGCGGCCTGTTCGCGGAGGTCCTCGGGCGCGGGGAGGGCGAGGCGTTCGCCGCCGACGCGAACTTCTTCAAGTCGGGCGGCCATTCGCTGCTCGCGAGCAAGCTGGTGAACCGGATCCGGGGCGCGCTCGGCCTGGAACTGGGCATCCGGGACCTGTTCCTCGCCCCGACCCCGGCCGCCCTGCACGGGCGCCTGGCCGGAGCGGGGGCCGCCGGGGCGGCCCGGCCCGCGCTGGTCCCCGTACCGGACCGGCACGGGCGGATCCCGCTGTCGGCCGCGCAGCGGGCGCTGTGGCTGCTGGACCGCATCGAGGGCCCCTCGGCGGCCTACAACGCCCCGCTGGTGCTGCGGCTGGACGCGGTCCCGGAACCCGCCGCGCTGGAGGCCGCGCTCGGTGACCTCGTCGCCCGGCACGAGGTGCTGCGCACGGTGTACGGGGCCGAGGGCGGCGAGCCGTACCAGCGGGTGCTCGCGCGGGCCGGGGTGCCGCTGGAGGTGGAGACGTGCGCGCCCGGCGAGCTGGACGCGCTGGTCGACGCCTTCGGCCGGGAGGCCTTCGACCTGGCGCTCCGGCCGCCGCTGCGGGCCCGGCTGTTCGTCCCGGGCGACGGCGGTGCGGTGCTGGTGCTGCTGGTCCACCACATCGCCACCGACGGCTGGTCCCTGGCCCCGCTGCTGCGGGACCTGGGCGAGGCGTACGGGGCGCGGTGCGCGGGACGCGCCCCCGAACTGCCGCCGCTGCCGGTGCAGTACGCCGACTACGCCCTGTGGCAGCGCGAGCTGCTGGCCGACCCGGACGCCCTGCTCGGCTTCTGGCGCGGGGCCCTCTCCGGGATGCCCGCGCGGACCGTGCTGCCCGCCGACCGGCCGCGCCCGGCCGAGCCCTCGGGCCGGGGCGCCACCGTGTCGGCCGCGGTCGGCGCGGACGCGCACCGGACGCTGGCCGGGCTGGCGCGGGAGCGGAGGGCGAGCCTGTTCATGGTGGTCCGAGCGGCGCTGGCGGCGGCGCTCTCGGCCACCGGCGCGGGCGAGGACCTGGCGATCGGCACCCCGGTCGCGGGCCGCCCCGACCAGGACCTGCACGAGCTGGTCGGCTGCTTCGTCAACTCGCTGGTGCTGCGCACCGACCTGTCCGGCGACCCGTCCCCCGGGGAGCTCGTCGACCGGGTCCGGGACGCGGACCTGTCCGCCTTCGACCACCAGGACCTGCCCTTCGACGTCCTGGTCGAGCACCTGGCGGAGCCGGGCCGGGCCCTGGGCGAACACCCCTTCTTCCAGGTGATGCTGACCGTGCGGGAGGCCGCCGACGAGCGGGTGTCGCTCGGCCCGGTCACGGGCCGGGCCGGGAGCACCGACCTGGGCGCCGCCAAGTTCGACCTGAGCTTCCACTGCGCCGGGCGGCACACCGCGGACGGCGCCCCGGACGGCCTCGACGTGCACGTGCAGTACGCCACCGACCTCTTCGACGAGGACACGGCCCGGCTGCTGCTGGAGGTCTGCGTACGGGCCCTCGAAGCGTTCGCCGCCGATCCGGCGGCCCGCCTCGGCTCACTGGACCTGGTCCGGGAGCCGGAGCGGCGGGGCCTGGAGCGGCGCCGGGACCGGCTGCGGGAGGCCCTCGCCGCGACGGCGGCGGCCCCGGCGGCCGCGACGGCGGCGCCGTCCTCCCCGCGCGAGGAGATCCTGTGCGGACTGTTCGCCGAGGTGCTGGGCGCGGAGCGGATCGCAGCCGACGCCAACTTCTTCAAGTCGGGCGGGCACTCGCTGCTGGCCAGCCGGCTCGTCAACCGGATCCGGGCCGTGCTCGGCGTGGAGGCGGGCATCCGGGACCTGTTCCTGGCCCCCACCGCGGCGGCCCTGCACCGCCGCCTCGGGACGGGCACCGGGGCGGGGGCGGCTCGGCCCGCGCTGCTCCCCGTACCGGACCGTCCGGAGCGGATACCGCTGTCGTACGCGCAGCGCCGGCTGTGGTTCCTCGACCAGCTCCAGGGGCCGTCCGCCACCTACAACGTCGCTCTGGTGCGGCGCCTGGAACGGCCGCTGGAACCGGTGGCGCTCGCCGGGGCGCTGGCGGACCTCGCCGCCCGGCACGAGGTGCTGCGCACCGTGTACGGGACCGAGGGCGGGGAGCCGTACCAGCGGGTGCTGGCGGGAGCCCGCCCGCAACTGGAACTGGTGCACGCGACGGACGTGGCCGCGGCCGTCGACGCGGCGGCCGGGCACGTCTTCGACCTGACGCGGGACCTGCCGCTGCGGGCCTGGCTGGTCCTGCCGGAGGGCGGGGGCCCGCAGACCCTGGTGCTGCTCCTGCACCACATCGCCGCGGACGGCTGGTCCACGGGCCCGCTCCTGACCGACCTGGCGGCGGCGTACGGGGCACGGGCGGCGACGGGCCGGGAGCCGGGCTGGTCCCCGCTGCCCGTGCAGTACGCGGACTACACGCTGTGGCAGCGGGAGCTGCTCGCCGACCCGGGCGCCCCCCTCGCGTACTGGCGCGGGGCCCTGTCCGGGCTCCCGCCGCTGATCGACCTGCCGACGGAACTGCCCCGGCCGGCCGTGCCGTCGGGACGCGGGGCCGTCACCGGCTTCGAGGTGGACGCCGCCACGCACCGCGCCCTGCTGCGGATCGCGCACGCGCGGGGCGCCACCCTGTTCATGGTGGTGCAGGCGGCGCTGGCGGCGGCCCTGACCCGGGCCGGGGCCGGGACGGACCTGGCCATCGGCACGACGGTCGCGGGGCGCGCCGACGACGCCCTGTCGGGGCTGGTGGGCTTCTTCGTCAACACGCTGGTGCTGCGCACCGGCACGGGCGGGGACCCCGCCTTCGAGGAACTCGTGGACCGGGTCCGGGAGGCGGACCTGGCGGCGTACGCGCACCAGGACCTGCCGTTCGACCTGCTGGTGGAGGCCCTCAACCCGCACCGGTCCTCGGCACACGACGCGCTGGTGCAGGTGATGCTCCAGGTGAACCCGGCTCCGGCCGGGGCGCCCGGCGGGCCGCTGGCGGGGACGGAAGGCTCCTTCGCCGCGCGGACGGCGAAGTCCGACCTGACCTTCGCCCTGACCGAGCGGCCGACCGGCGGTCTGTCGGGGGTCCTGGAGTACGCCACCGACCTCTACGGGCCCTCGGGCGCGGCCCGGCTGGCGGCGCTGCTGGTGTCGGCGCTGGAGCTGTTCGCCGCCGATCCGTCGCGGCACGTGTCCGCCCTGCCGGCTCCGCCCGACCGGCGTCCCGCACGGCCGCTCGCCGGGGGCTACCGGGTCGATCCGGCCCGGGTGGAGGCGGTCCTGACGGCGCATCCGGCGGTGGTGTCGGCGCGGGCCCGGGTGGAGGGGGACCGGCTGCTCGCCCGGGCCGTGACCCCCGCCGGGGCGGTGACGGAGGCCGACCTCCAGGCCTGGGCGGCGGACCGGCTGCCGGACTACGAGGTCCCGGCGGCCGTCCTGCTGCCCGAGGCCCCGGTCCCGCCGGCCCAGACCCCCGCGCCGACGCCCTCCCCCGCGCCGCCCTCCTGCCCCGCCGGCGCCCCGGACCCGGGCGGCGCTCTGACCGACGCGCTGCTGCGGCTCTTCGCGGAGGTGCTGGAACGGGGTCGGATCGGTCCGGATGACAACTTCTTCAAGTCCGGCGGGCATTCGCTGCTCGCGGTACGGCTGGTCAACCGGGTGCGGGCGGAACTCGGACGCGAACTGACCCTGCGCGAGGTGTTCCGGCACCCCACCCCGGCCCGGCTGGCGGCCCTGCTGTCGACGGCCCCCACCACCGGCCCGGCCCCGGCCCCCGCCCCGGCGCTGCGCCGCCGCACCCACGCGGGCGCCCGCGTCCGGCAGCCGTAG